In Helianthus annuus cultivar XRQ/B chromosome 9, HanXRQr2.0-SUNRISE, whole genome shotgun sequence, the following are encoded in one genomic region:
- the LOC110875916 gene encoding uncharacterized protein LOC110875916, whose translation MRDFKECVEQIEVLDINRFGLHYTGTQKPKKGIGVMKKIDRVMGNAQFLVDFPSAHAVFQPYRVSDHSPCVLKLPSLAKVSPKSFKFANFLVHKPEFREEVLKGWSLPCTGNRMYCVVKRLKQLKSPMRKLLYKQGNVHEKVVKLRAELDEVQTAIDADPTNVNLRNKEADLVSVFNDAKLDEEHFLKQKSKMEWLHVGDSNSAYFHNALKCRNHVTRINCIKDRHGIVFEGVDVPKALVDHFTQFLGVLGNVTESIDHELFHRRLCPRKA comes from the coding sequence ATGAGAGACTTCAAGGAGTGTGTGGAGCAGATAGAGGTTCTAGATATTAATCGGTTTGGGCTGCATTATACTGGGACTCAAAAGCCGAAGAAAGGCATAGGTGTTATGAAGAAAATTGATAGAGTTATGGGAAATGCTCAGTTTCTGGTAGATTTTCCATCGGCTCATGCTGTGTTTCAACCTTATCGTGTATCTGATCATAGTCCGTGTGTGCTAAAGCTTCCTAGTCTTGCAAAAGTCAGCCCGAAATCATTTAAGTTTGCTAATTTTTTAGTTCATAAACCTGAATTCAGGGAGGAAGTCTTGAAAGGGTGGAGTTTGCCATGCACAGGTAATCGTATGTATTGTGTTGTGAAACGTTTGAAGCAGCTGAAGTCCCCGATGCGTAAATTGTTGTATAAGCAAGGGAACGTGCATGAGAAGGTTGTTAAGCTAAGGGCGGAATTGGATGAGGTTCAAACGGCTATTGATGCTGATCCGACGAATGTTAACTTACGAAATAAAGAGGCTGATTTGGTTAGTGTTTTTAATGATGCCAAACTGGATGAGGAacattttttaaaacaaaaatctaaGATGGAATGGCTTCATGTTGGCGATTCAAATTCAGCTTATTTCCATAATGCTCTCAAGTGCAGGAATCATGTTACTCGAATAAATTGTATTAAAGATCGTCATGGTATTGTTTTTGAAGGTGTGGATGTCCCGAAAGCTTTGGTTGATCATTTTACGCAGTTTTTAGGTGTTTTGGGTAATGTTACAGAAAGCATTGATCATGAATTATTCCATAGGCGGTTATGTCCGCGGAAGGCATAA